A stretch of the uncultured Trichococcus sp. genome encodes the following:
- a CDS encoding MarR family winged helix-turn-helix transcriptional regulator, whose product MKEKKNLLISLSKLSKMYRAEVKAEMSGSDFSPNELDLITFLSNNEMDTSKEIANSLGLSKSLIARSVDSLVAKGYLETRVDEGDRRYIHLVLTDQAKPIADRLRDRRKQFITSMTEGIGQEQFTLFEEILDKMIANAELKKEE is encoded by the coding sequence ATGAAAGAAAAGAAAAACCTGCTGATCAGCTTGTCCAAGCTGTCGAAAATGTACCGGGCAGAAGTGAAGGCAGAGATGTCCGGTTCGGATTTTTCTCCGAATGAGTTGGACCTGATCACCTTTTTGTCAAATAACGAAATGGACACTTCCAAAGAAATAGCAAATTCCCTGGGGTTATCAAAGTCCTTGATTGCCAGGTCGGTCGATTCGCTTGTCGCGAAAGGTTACCTGGAGACACGGGTAGACGAGGGAGATCGTCGTTACATTCATCTTGTGTTGACTGATCAGGCCAAGCCGATAGCGGACCGATTGCGTGACCGCCGAAAACAGTTTATCACATCGATGACGGAAGGAATCGGTCAGGAACAGTTCACACTGTTTGAAGAGATACTTGATAAAATGATAGCAAATGCG